A window of Alkalinema sp. FACHB-956 genomic DNA:
GAGGTGATGCAGCAATGACAGATGCAGCCACAAACCAGATGCACCAAATGCAGCCAAACGCTTTGGTCAACGATGCGGCCAAAGATACTTTCGGGCAAAATCACTCGCAAAACCACGCCCAAAAACAGTGGATTACCCGATCGGTGTTTGGATTGGCGATCGCAACGCTGGGGCTGATGGCCTTAGGGAGTGCCACCCGTGTCATGAATGCAGGACTCTCCTGTCCCGATTGGCCCCTGTGCTATGGCACCCTATTGCCCTCACAGCAGATGAATTTACAGGTCTTTCTGGAATGGTTTCATCGCTTGGTGGCTTCGGTGATTGGCTTTGGGATCATTTCAGTGACGGCGGGAACCTGGTGGTATCGTCGATCCCAGCCTCAGGACTGCCCCCGGTGGCTCCCTTGGAGCATGACCTTTGCCCTAGGGCTTGTGGTCTTCCAGGGGGTGCTAGGCGGCTTAACGGTTACAGAATTACTGCGATTTGACATCGTTACTGCCCATTTAGGGACGGGACTGTTATTTTTTAGTACTCTTTTAACAATTGGCGTGTTGTTAGTCCCTGACGCGATTTTCTTGCCGGGGGGCGGGACGACAGCAACCGTGGATGGGCCAACGATTCAAGACCGGGTTCGTAAATTGCAACGCCTCCGCTGGGTTGGTTTGGTGGCCGTTCTCTGTATCTATCTACAAAGTTTGCTGGGTGGCCTCGTGGCTTCCCGTTGGGCCCTCCATCAGTGTTTTGGGGTACAACAGCTCTGCACCGTCATGAATAGCCACCTCATTGGGGTAATTCCCGCCACGATCGCCACGATCGTCGCAGTGGTATTCGCGATGCGGTCTAAGGTTCTTTCTTCTGGGCTACGGCATGTGATCCATGGCGCTGGATTTTTGTTACTGATGCAACTGCTTTTAGGGGTTGCAACCTTTAGACTCCATTTACAGGTGGAACCCTTAACCGTAGCCCATCAAATGGTTGGTGCATCTCTCTTGGGGGCCTTAGTCATCTTTACGGTTGCGATGTTCCGCACCCATCGACTGGTCCTGAAACAAGCTAACTAGAACCGACCCATTTCTAGCACTGACTCAGCTGGAACCCATGATTAGAAGCCGTTGAGTTCATGTTTCCCCCGTTCGTTTAGCCCTTCCATGAATGGTCATTCATCGACTGATTCAAGCGACTGATTCAAGCGACTGATTCAAGCGACTGATTCAAGTGACTGATTCAAGCGATCGCGAGCCTGGGTGTTATGACCTCCGGGGGCTTCCTGAACGTGTTGCCTGAGTTGGCCACTGAAGTTCTCGCCGTACACTCCGTTCTTTGCTGACGAACGATTGTTTCCTATCTCTCTTACGCCAGGATTTATGCAAGATACCCTTACGACACTGCCTCTCAATCGCGATTGGCGACAAGTGATCCAAAGTTATATTCAACTCACTAAGCCACGAATTATTTTGCTTCTCCTGATTACAACGGCGGGCAGTATGTGGATTGCAGCCCATGGTCAGGTAGATCCTCGCTTAGCCTTAATCACGCTTCTCAGCGGAGCCTTTGCATCTGGTGCGGCCAACACGATTAACTGTCTCTACGATCGAGATATTGACACCATCATGGAGCGCACTCGCAACCGACCGCTCCCCTCAGGCCGCGTGAGTCCCCGAGATGCCAT
This region includes:
- a CDS encoding heme A synthase, whose product is MTDAATNQMHQMQPNALVNDAAKDTFGQNHSQNHAQKQWITRSVFGLAIATLGLMALGSATRVMNAGLSCPDWPLCYGTLLPSQQMNLQVFLEWFHRLVASVIGFGIISVTAGTWWYRRSQPQDCPRWLPWSMTFALGLVVFQGVLGGLTVTELLRFDIVTAHLGTGLLFFSTLLTIGVLLVPDAIFLPGGGTTATVDGPTIQDRVRKLQRLRWVGLVAVLCIYLQSLLGGLVASRWALHQCFGVQQLCTVMNSHLIGVIPATIATIVAVVFAMRSKVLSSGLRHVIHGAGFLLLMQLLLGVATFRLHLQVEPLTVAHQMVGASLLGALVIFTVAMFRTHRLVLKQAN